Within the Eucalyptus grandis isolate ANBG69807.140 chromosome 1, ASM1654582v1, whole genome shotgun sequence genome, the region TATTGGATAGCTATCGGTTAATTAATCAAGTTGTACAGTGATCTGATAAATTTTTAAGATGTGAAACTTTGATTTTCCATATATGTGCATGTACTCCAGTAGAGACACTCGGTAATTGGCTAGCTAATCCTGAATTAGGGTTAAAGTCATCGGACGCCATTATGAGTAAACCTAATCATAATCACTTCCACAAGAGataaatgaaatctctaggatgtGTGCTTTCTTTCCAGGGATTAGGAGAGGAAAGGACTAATTGGTTCATTTACAAAACGAAACTACATTAGGGAATAGGTATAACCCAAACTTTCTATCATATGAtgttttttggtggaaaaaaaaaaaccatctaaTAGCATATATCTGCCTGTGTGGTACTTGGATCCCATGAAGAACCTTAAGCTGATTTCTCTAGAGTCAACAATTTTACTAGAATTGTCCATATGCAAATAACCTATCCACCTGATTTCCCATGACTTCTCAATCAAAGCCTTAGAACCTTTATCCAAACCTGCCAACAATTACAAAACTAGGGTTCAAACGATTTATGAGGCTTGTAGAGTATTCCAAGAACCTTTAGATAATCGAGCCTCTATGCTCTTGCCCTTAGCTCGTAAAAGATAATAGGGACTTCATCTATACACTTTCTCAATGATCTCTCTTGCATTCCAACGACAGAATACGTTGAAAGAACCTGGATTTATCGATGCACGGTCCCACCCCTGTCCTGTACGATTTCTTCAATTGGACTCGACATCTTCTCTGTTAAGCTCTGTTCACCAATGTCAATTTTGCTTCCACTATTCATCGTGGCCACATGGGTCGATCACTGCCAAGCTAGAAAAATGCTCATCCAAGAAACGAATACATCAGAAGTGGCCATTCAGCGATGCAGGTCCATGGGCTAAGATTGTTAAAAGATAAAAGTATAGCTACAAACAAGGAGATTTTTCAATCGCATGACAAATTGGGTCGCTTATATAAACAAGGAAATGCACAGTGACAAATATTTATCTTAATTGAAAATGTTACATGACAGGATCTTTCGTGACATTGTGAACTGTATAGCTGATATTAAATTTGAGATTTACCTCGGCTGTAGCTCTTTAGAAATAAGTTACAGTCATGTGCATAATGGATGGGTGATGTTTGATGTATGCCGGACTATCGACAGACATAAGGTAGATATCCAGTGATTGACGATGAGATAAAGAAATGCAATGTGCCCAGTTGTTGAAATATGACGATGGACAATTGGTAGCTGCCCGTATGAACTTTAGCAACAACTTTTTCAATGGAGACACTTTGAATATTACTCAAGGTGCTAAGGCAGTTAGCATCAAAGGCGCACGTTGTAAAAAAGCAATTGCTATTTGGAGCCCCAGTCATGGAATGGCATCGATAGTTGCATAATCCTCAAAACACGACTAGGAAAATTATATGAAGTATGGACAAAGTGATCTACGAGAATAAAGGATCATGGACAAAACCAGTAATAGGTACTAGAGGAGACGTAACTACTAAACAGttatcaaatcaatcaaaatattatctttttatctttgcttTTCATATATTGCACTTTAATTTTCTTAGCTATAACTTTTAGATTCtcattgtcaattaaattccgacGTGTTTCTGTATCTTGGTACattattgttgattaaattccagtaTTGTATCTTACTATCCTAGTACAttgtcgttgattaaattccgactCCACATCTCACTATCCTTAATTTGTGTTGTTGATCAAATTCCAGCATAGTTTGAGACTGGTCCTGTAACTTTTTTTGCCTTgttattgattaaattccaactcAGCCTAAAATCAGTGTTGTTTGGACCAAAGAAGTTCAATTCCTTATTGCATAAGATGTCCATTGTCTGGAGTTGGCACATAACCCTTGTCCtctttaataaaatcaaataatgactttcggagaaaaatatttcattgtgAGAGCAATTCCAAAGCAATTCcagcaaaacaaaagtaaatttagtttttacatttttatcatATGAGAATCATTCAtgtgaaattttaggattttagaAGTCTAATCTCGTATTAGAAGAATTGAATTATCTTTTTCCAATGACAAACgcttaaaaaaaaagcaaaaagagaaaaaaagaaaaagaaaaagcattctTGCCATCGTTCTCTttacttaccaaaaaagaaaaaagaaaaaaaagaaaaagcaagcagtgatatgatgatatgtaGTTTATGTAACCGAGAAAGTgtaaacaaaagataaatgcaGAAAAGTTCAAAAGCAAAATTCTGAGGAAGAAAAAGTTGGAAGTGCCACTTCAAGATTGAACCAGGCAGCACTTGTTGTTCAATGTCAAGCGTGTAAAAACGATCACGTTGGGACTCCCAACCACTGGGCCACTTGAACTATTTTTGcagcttttcacttttttcttttatcgaaAAACACTGCATTCTTATCTGTCTCTCGTTTATATAATAATACTGCGAAAATAGTTATTGGTCCTCGTCGAAAGTTGAAGAAAATTGTCGAAAATAGTAACGCAAATTGAGAGACAGGAGTTAGGAAGATCTCTAAACATAGAGGATAAGAGAATGCAAAAGACTTGAACAGGTACTCAAATCACCGAAAAAAACACTTGACATTTACTGACCATAACAACTGTCTCACACCAAACACAAACACGTTGTTATTGATATTGGATTCAGATACTATATTAGACTGTAATGCAAAGCAAGAGAGGCTTTCGGTTGGAGGTAGCTAGAGACCAAGTTCTCTCTTGATCACCAGGCCGAACCCATGTTTATTCCATCTTGACCACACTTCGTTCTTCCATTATGACTTGGCAATTGTCCACATCATGGTATTCTCATTTATCCAATGGCAGACCTCGATCTTGCCAGGACCCGATCCAAGCAACAGAAATGACTCGTGGGCGGGGGGCCAAGTAGATGTGTCCATATGACAGATGGCGACACCGTGATTGATCTTAGCCTTGGATTTGGGATCTAGTATGTCTGCTTCGTAAACTCGGACGTTTGGAAATGCATGACAGTAATAGACAATGTAAGGAAATAGACTCTGGTGACAGGCCACGGGCTTGCTCACTTCGCTGCCCTCGATCATCTTGACCACTCCGATCAAGACCTCCCGCTTCGACCCTCTGGCACTCTCCGTGGATCGGACCATGACGTCATGACCCAAAACCGAGGTGGCGAAGTCGATCATGTCCTCGATGGAGGCCACACACCTCTTGGTTTCGTCTTGGAGTGCTGTACCCTCGCACAGGCCTAGCGTTTGTGCCATGATCTTCTCCATAGTGGAATTTTCAATGGCATGGAAGATTTGCTTCAGCTCAGCGAGCTTTGAGGTTGAGAACGGCAGTTCGGAGGAAATGCGGCGAGGCAAAAATGACCTTTTTGGCAAGTTATCCCGGAGGTCGGGCATTGGCATCACATTCCCGCTCTTCAGCATCGACTCTCGAAAGAACTCACCCTGCTCCACGCCCCCATTTACTTTCTTGTCATCAGCTGCCACAATTGTATCGACACCATGGGTATAAATGAAGCGGGGGGGGGAAAGGTAGGGGGATGGGGTAGTTGTGAGCGAGTTTGCCGCTGCGACCCCATCAGAGTTCATGAAGCAGAGCAATTGCGCCTCCTCGCAGAAAGATAGGAGGTGGTCAGAGATGGCGCCTTTGGCAACAAGTTTGACGAAGATGGTCACTGACGTGGCCGTCAGGGTTGACGCTTTGGAGAAGAGGATTGGTGGCTTGGGAAGgttgtgatattgctagtatgagtacctagaggggggtgaataggtgcccaGACactttatcgatatacggaagcgattcttaacatatgatggaaagtaaattctctcttaattagtaaaatgaaatacgattgaggtagagagagtaaggaagagaaaattgaacacgggatttatagtggttcggcttattccaagcctacgtccactcttcttccgCACCGACACTGCCCCAtaggctggattttactatgatcaaaagagaagttacaaagcacagctttgccttgattccacagtgtagatgttttaccacacctcctcaaggtctctcacaaatatagactctcttttgtatacaagtattcgctcaaaggaattgtctaaacaaaaagggagcttcagactttggaattcttctatcgcgcacacctcgaacaactaagaacgtcttccttatatactcctttatgccatcatacccgttggcacttaccaaaggaattcctccaatctacccgttggacggaatcaattaggaagattgttcgagctattaaaggaacgtgttgatagcccatcaatcctgttcgcccatacaatcaagatctcggtttccataagtagaaccttccaataatatttagacaatcatcaaatcttcagttattgaatcaatcttgatcaatcaaaggattctacgtcttctccaaccacgagatcttctccagatgataaggttaaatctgaacaaaacatccagttcggataacctttcttcaacggattagagactgtcaatgaggatagactttgagtcttgagtctggcttgtccgaagtcttcgagactttaaccaacgagtctgcctgaccttcagactaggcgatggaaacattttgtcaacttcaaaacacttcacgaggatttctccaacaatctccccctttttgatggtgacaaaaccttcctgcatgatttggataactttgacccgcaaaacatttctcaaacacatatgcatatcttatagagatgaatggctaaaagattaacactagaatctgtaaccacagaaaataggttagtctagtatataataaaaccatccataaaatatcaatacttgttaatagaagcagtcaagtccaagtctagttcagatctcatccagacacaaaacaaagtcaaagtctgtcaaaaacagttaaacaataacacaatccaacaaacagttaaaaaatgattgaaagattttttgatcaaatcatgcatctctccccctttttatcatcattaaaaaggatgagatgaagtcttgggaatgcggacaagctggaaatcttccatagactgaacgatgccttccaaccttttaaagtcttccttcagctgtacaacctcctcactcttggcattggcctgattctgaatagagagggcttgcatcttatcattcaatgaacataaagaagcttgactttcagtcttcaaactttgaacttcgcatcccaaggcataaatcgacctttcatctccaagagaatatccatgattctgcgaaaatctgctcaattgtcagtctgagtacttgcttcagcTCGATCTGCAGAAGATGgaagatcagcataatcttgcagatttggtgatgacacttcatgaccttcctttggaaattgagatgcataaacatcttctgggtctgcaggcgagcgactgactccttcacttgcatcaggatatgaagacgtcattcctttctcctgatctccccctgtttccatgcctacaggtggagaagagatttcctcaggttctccttcttctcttgtttcttcttgaggtctttcttcctctgcttcttgctctgcttctttttcttcttcttccttctcctctgcttctctttcttcctcttccttctcctctgcttctttcgacttttgttccgattctttctgtggaacaggacgacctaAATTCTTCAAGGCCATTgtagagatggtgatgtcttcgtcatcatcttcatcctcaacgaggagagctcttcttctctttgatgaagcagccatgggctccttcccttttctcttagcagcgagaagagagttgatgagatttggcagagtcttctccttgaatttctccaattccttgctcggttccttcggacgcattttggtcaccattttcagtcctaccaccatatgatcgcatgatcgaacacaaaagatttgcggaggctgaatattcagatgtccgaataacttcgtaacaaggcttgggtaaggagttgacctctgtccttcatcttttgctctatacatgtgaaacataacaagtatgagggagagaaaactctTACCACGaagatggcatacatcaactttgcctcgagcttgaaacatcggttttggaagttgatttcggccgaaggcaattgatcacaatcttgtgaagcaagatgttgaatgcattcatccgtgagtaggtgatcttctcatcatTGTTCtccgtccttcaccggttcaagtgtggccccaAAGCAacggaaactttgattggttgatatcgcctctctcaacttctaacacatcgcCAAAGCAtgtccatatccacaacatagtcttgatctttaacgttgaaagagaatctattcgcatccaaaaagctaagatttgaatagaaataagcagttaaTCCAGCATATGCCTCAGTTGAGtcagagcaaaacttttcaagttgaagataactgaacttttccctcaagttcactttcacaacatccagaaaatcaaagtccacacttctagggtttattaccccacgcttcaaagcaatttcgagtacgatccttttgttcctttgatctgaacaaatctccccttttccttgaatttcagccgcaatacccattttcggttgaaataaagcgaaacagattgtcatcgtcattcccatctacgggATTCGGTCCccgatccacgaggatcacttgggatattcgcaagggtttcctcaccacccctttacgagcgattcccataCTTTCCATTTtcgcgaaagatatattcgtttctatatcctttgtctctaagaaactcatcaacatagttcaaaggagtacgaattccttttaaggcacgatatagcttgtaaataaaagcgggcttttgaattCTTACGGgatctgcatcctcgatgatttcttcttgattctgatgaacaacgccttgaggactagatggagaaGGCGACGCcattgagaatgttgtgggctcggtttgATCtcggagtaacttcatctttagtaagatcgaagtgcgtaggcccctcactcattctctgtggtcccccttgcgattcttgaggactttcgcgaagatgacatctttctcaatgtttggaagattccttgcttgactttcccagaaaagatgacaactttttgaagattgagcgaagaagacaaatgggaataaaggatcgatgctttctagggtttttgagagaaaagtgaatagaaaagttaagagaaatcgacagtgctcgttcggttaaaaagaagagtaaacgaatcgtcacaaaggaaataaaaatatgccttttcaaaataatcgaCTTTttcgcaaaaatagccatttaaaaaataactacctttttgaaaatgaatcgatgcaatatttacgttaattaaatatagcaacaatttaaacacgatcgatgatcgtaccttttcaagataagattgagagagaaagacttacggtcgaaggtcgagccaagacaatagataaagtcttgttagCTCGAGTCGacggtctttagactttgatatcctcatacctcaaaatgttgagtcggaCCGtagtatagactcaaattgattttttctccaaaggctttgtgaatatatccgccgttgattctttgagtcaacaaaatgaattgaaacatctccattttgaacatggtctcttataaagtgatgttgaatctctatatgctttgctcttgagtggagaattggatttttggtgaggttaatagtgctggtgttgtcgcaattaatctccgtgcatgagtcttcaattttaaaatctcttagctgttgttttatccatagaatttgcgaacaacagcttccaagagctacatactctgcttctgttgttgaaagagacacagtgctttgtttccttgaaaaccaagacactgtccgcttccaagcaacggcaagttctgaagtgctctttctatcaactcgcaaccggccggatctgcgtcgaatatccggaagattaaagtctcccttcttaggataccaaagaccgatgcttgatgatgaagcgatgtatttaatgatgcgtttcgcagcaccgagatgagattctctaggatcgattgaaacctagcacgaatgcaaacactcaacaaaatatcggaGTCTAGagggtaagataaagaagtgatccaataatgctccctgcatgcttttgatcaactttcttcccttcttcatctttgtctatctttaaagaacttgacattggaatgtcgacctttttgcacttttccacccaaaccttttgacaagatcattagcatatttttcttgaaaaataaaagttccttcctccaattgttttacttggagaccaagaaagaatgttaattctcccatcatactcatttcaaattcatcctgcatagactttgaaaacttcttgcacagactttcattagaggatccgaaaataatgtcatccacatatatttgaacaagtaagaaacttttgttttcctttttgataaataaggttgtatctactttacctttgacaaaaccattttgtattaaaaacttacttaatctatcgtaccaagctcggggtgcttgctttaaaccatacaaagcctttttcggtcTGAAGACGAGTcgggcttctttgggtcttcaagccctggtggttgttccacataaacttcctcatggataaatccatttaggaaggcgcttttgacgtccatttggaataacccgaaattcttataacaagcaaacgcaagtaatagtcgaatagcttctaaccttgcccaccgg harbors:
- the LOC120290785 gene encoding polygalacturonase-1 non-catalytic subunit beta-like; this encodes MLKSGNVMPMPDLRDNLPKRSFLPRRISSELPFSTSKLAELKQIFHAIENSTMEKIMAQTLGLCEGTALQDETKRCVASIEDMIDFATSVLGHDVMVRSTESARGSKREVLIGVVKMIEGSEVSKPVACHQSLFPYIVYYCHAFPNVRVYEADILDPKSKAKINHGVAICHMDTSTWPPAHESFLLLGSGPGKIEVCHWINENTMMWTIAKS